One Candidatus Wallbacteria bacterium genomic window carries:
- a CDS encoding radical SAM/SPASM domain-containing protein: MKAQLKSKLDLEKHVPLQDVIPLETPFLLYLDPSSACNFHCLFCPSGHKDMISKSGYPRSVMSLELFKKVIHDLAEFEKPVKVLRLNKIGEPLLNRNLSEMICCAKQSGTVEHIDLATNGSLFTHENMSRLIEAGLDRLNISVEGMNREQYLKYAGFEIDFEKLVENIQWLYPNRGNCEVTIKIPGNYLSEDQKKEFFNTFGNFCDRIFIEDIAPIWPFFDIEEHSGIKIAEAEGQYKQALQKKDTCSYIFYAAAVNADGTISACCPDWAQKLIVGDAGSESLKNIWHSERFNALRRQHLEGKRCDNAICSSCGHLHYCQVDNIDSYREMLLQKFGGYEKECRP; the protein is encoded by the coding sequence ATGAAAGCGCAGCTAAAATCAAAACTGGATCTGGAAAAACATGTCCCTCTGCAGGATGTGATTCCTCTAGAGACCCCGTTCCTGCTTTACCTGGATCCGTCCAGCGCCTGCAATTTCCATTGCCTGTTCTGTCCGTCCGGGCATAAGGACATGATCAGCAAATCAGGCTATCCAAGAAGTGTGATGAGCCTTGAACTGTTCAAAAAGGTGATCCACGATCTCGCCGAATTTGAGAAGCCTGTCAAAGTCCTGCGCCTGAATAAAATCGGGGAACCGCTGCTCAACAGGAATCTTTCTGAAATGATCTGTTGCGCCAAACAGAGCGGAACTGTGGAACACATTGATCTCGCTACCAACGGATCTCTTTTTACGCACGAAAACATGAGCCGGCTGATTGAAGCAGGCCTGGACAGGTTGAACATCTCTGTGGAAGGCATGAACAGGGAGCAGTATCTCAAGTATGCCGGATTCGAGATCGACTTCGAAAAACTGGTGGAGAATATCCAGTGGCTCTATCCGAATCGGGGAAACTGCGAAGTGACGATCAAGATACCGGGAAATTATCTGAGCGAAGATCAGAAGAAGGAATTCTTCAATACTTTCGGGAATTTCTGCGACCGCATTTTCATTGAAGACATTGCACCGATCTGGCCTTTTTTTGATATTGAGGAGCATTCAGGCATTAAAATAGCCGAAGCAGAAGGGCAATATAAGCAGGCCTTGCAGAAAAAAGATACCTGTTCCTATATTTTCTATGCTGCTGCTGTGAACGCGGACGGCACGATCAGTGCCTGCTGCCCTGACTGGGCGCAGAAACTGATTGTGGGCGATGCCGGATCAGAATCGCTGAAAAACATCTGGCATTCGGAAAGATTCAATGCCCTGCGGAGGCAGCATCTTGAGGGCAAGCGTTGCGATAACGCCATCTGCAGCAGTTGCGGGCATCTGCATTACTGCCAGGTGGACAACATTGATTCCTACAGGGAGATGCTGTTGCAGAAATTCGGCGGTTATGAAAAGGAATGCCGGCCATGA
- a CDS encoding glycosyltransferase family 4 protein: MKEIKILHITPHLGGGVGRVLLNYLEKVKGTGFSHKVICLEYANEKAILAAQVSGFSLSDKMSSNHDGIMAEVEKADIVLVHWWNHPLLNAFLVRESLPPARIIFWSHISGFHAPYVFSRPALNYPDLFVFTSPFSRDTQEVKKLPDARQKALRVIWSTGGIEHVASIMPKPHSGYRIGYIGTVDYSKMHPGFLKMSSLVKIPDVHFVIVGGPSERKIQEESLQYEMGKRFTFTGYVGSINQYLSEFDVFGYPLAPYHYGTCEQSLCESMAAGVPPVVLSNMTERYIVDDHVTGIVAAGEESYAAAIEELYLNPDLRRKLSDNARAAARRRFSLEKMVDSWDDAFNQVLNLPKTKREWTGRYAGKTVSPAHVFLESLGESGLEFQASLNAETESEKKAAAESIRKLYGTSPLWRSDTRGNPHHYHYFFPEDGYLKLWCDLEKME; the protein is encoded by the coding sequence ATGAAAGAGATAAAAATCCTGCACATAACTCCACATCTAGGCGGAGGTGTGGGGAGAGTTCTTCTGAATTACCTCGAAAAAGTTAAAGGAACCGGTTTTTCCCACAAAGTCATCTGCCTCGAATATGCGAACGAAAAAGCGATTCTTGCTGCGCAGGTCTCTGGATTTTCCCTGTCAGACAAGATGTCCTCCAATCACGATGGAATTATGGCTGAGGTTGAAAAAGCGGACATTGTCCTGGTTCACTGGTGGAATCATCCTCTTTTAAATGCATTTCTGGTGCGTGAATCCCTGCCTCCCGCACGGATCATTTTCTGGAGCCACATCTCAGGATTTCACGCTCCGTATGTGTTCAGCAGGCCTGCGCTCAACTATCCTGATCTTTTCGTGTTCACATCGCCTTTCAGCAGAGACACTCAGGAAGTAAAAAAACTGCCTGACGCACGGCAGAAGGCCTTGCGGGTAATCTGGTCAACCGGCGGCATCGAGCATGTCGCCTCAATCATGCCGAAACCTCATTCAGGATACAGAATCGGTTATATCGGCACAGTCGATTACAGCAAAATGCACCCTGGCTTTTTAAAAATGAGCAGCCTGGTGAAGATACCTGATGTTCATTTTGTGATCGTTGGCGGACCGAGTGAACGGAAGATTCAGGAAGAATCCCTGCAGTATGAAATGGGAAAGCGCTTTACTTTTACAGGCTATGTCGGCAGCATCAATCAGTATCTGTCAGAATTTGACGTGTTCGGCTATCCTCTTGCGCCGTATCATTACGGCACTTGCGAGCAGTCCCTCTGCGAAAGCATGGCAGCGGGCGTACCGCCTGTAGTTCTTTCGAACATGACTGAACGCTACATTGTTGACGACCATGTGACCGGGATAGTCGCGGCAGGCGAAGAATCATACGCAGCTGCGATTGAAGAATTATACCTGAACCCTGATTTGCGCAGAAAACTGTCCGACAATGCAAGAGCCGCTGCCAGGCGCAGATTTTCCCTGGAAAAGATGGTGGACAGCTGGGATGACGCTTTCAATCAGGTGCTGAACCTTCCGAAAACCAAAAGAGAATGGACCGGCAGATACGCAGGAAAAACCGTATCCCCGGCACATGTCTTTTTAGAGTCACTGGGCGAATCCGGATTGGAATTCCAGGCCAGTTTGAATGCAGAGACGGAATCAGAGAAAAAAGCGGCTGCCGAATCCATCAGAAAGCTATATGGGACTTCTCCTTTGTGGAGGTCTGATACCAGGGGAAATCCCCATCACTATCATTATTTTTTCCCTGAAGACGGCTATTTGAAGTTATGGTGTGATCTTGAGAAGATGGAGTGA
- a CDS encoding cephalosporin hydroxylase family protein: MGVGKTNYVFNFFWLGVPIIQIPQDLQALQEIIWEAKPDLIIETGIAWGGSLVFSASMLAILEACGLIENGQVLGIDIEIRAHNKAALKAHPLSRMITMLEGSSSDGQIIAKVKEFAAKKKRVLVCLDSNHTHDHVLAELRAYAPLVSLGSYCMVGDTVIEDAPEYMTANRPWKKGNNPKTAVRQYLTENHDFVIDKTIDSKLVLTGSPDGYLKRVKI; encoded by the coding sequence ATCGGCGTCGGCAAGACCAATTATGTGTTCAATTTTTTCTGGCTGGGCGTACCCATAATTCAAATCCCGCAGGATCTGCAGGCCCTGCAGGAAATCATCTGGGAAGCAAAGCCTGACCTCATCATAGAAACCGGGATCGCCTGGGGCGGGTCTCTGGTTTTCAGCGCTTCGATGCTGGCGATTCTTGAAGCGTGCGGTCTGATCGAGAACGGGCAGGTGCTGGGGATCGATATTGAGATCCGAGCCCATAACAAGGCCGCTCTCAAAGCCCACCCGCTCAGCAGGATGATCACCATGCTGGAAGGGTCAAGCAGCGATGGACAGATCATCGCGAAAGTGAAAGAGTTTGCAGCTAAGAAAAAAAGAGTGCTGGTCTGCCTGGACAGCAACCATACCCATGATCATGTCCTGGCCGAACTAAGGGCATATGCGCCTCTGGTAAGTCTCGGCAGTTACTGCATGGTGGGAGACACTGTGATTGAAGACGCGCCTGAATACATGACTGCCAACCGGCCCTGGAAAAAAGGCAACAACCCAAAAACCGCAGTCAGGCAATATTTAACCGAAAATCATGATTTTGTAATCGATAAAACAATAGATTCCAAGCTGGTCCTGACCGGTTCGCCGGACGGATATCTGAAACGGGTGAAAATATGA
- a CDS encoding FkbM family methyltransferase, translating to MSRNALRLKPYSAVTPALCRTENLLESILTADPELKPRKVDKPVVLYGAGKLGKMAKKFFNHLNLQFSYVVDKNAAACKTDKFWQDTSVIHPDQVSAADKKNSLLVICIVTIPLIALRDELKATGWEDIALFYDVSEAYSCRYPISNGWFLGKVNQSDRESVRTVFSAFADDASRLHYLQFLAWRKLRIELLFNLEINNDNRFFIREITGVLREDEVFVDCGAHQGSVTEKFLKTVRNKYREISAIEPDGINFELLKANLNHVANLNFIKCGLSDRNGREKFCQGFDFASKLSKNGLDLVETVRLDSLNLSATLIKMHLEGGELAALKGATDTIRRYRPIVAATVYHNSDGVLATPQFVMSNTMDYEYYFRLHSWGGTGAVFYAVPVERSNKSEEK from the coding sequence ATGAGCAGGAATGCGCTGCGTTTAAAGCCGTACAGCGCAGTAACCCCTGCTCTTTGCCGGACTGAAAATCTCCTGGAAAGCATCCTGACAGCAGATCCTGAGCTTAAACCGCGGAAGGTAGATAAGCCGGTTGTACTTTATGGTGCAGGGAAACTTGGCAAAATGGCTAAAAAGTTTTTTAACCATTTGAACCTGCAGTTTTCATATGTAGTGGATAAAAATGCAGCCGCCTGTAAAACAGACAAATTCTGGCAGGATACCAGTGTGATCCATCCGGATCAGGTAAGTGCGGCAGATAAGAAAAACTCATTGCTTGTAATCTGTATTGTAACAATCCCGCTGATCGCTCTGCGGGATGAACTCAAAGCCACAGGCTGGGAAGACATTGCTTTATTTTACGATGTCAGTGAAGCGTATTCCTGTCGTTACCCGATCAGCAATGGCTGGTTTCTGGGTAAAGTAAACCAGAGTGACCGGGAGTCTGTCAGAACAGTTTTTTCTGCTTTTGCTGATGATGCTTCCAGGCTGCATTATCTTCAATTTCTGGCCTGGAGGAAACTAAGGATAGAATTATTATTTAATCTGGAAATAAACAATGACAATCGCTTTTTCATCCGGGAAATCACCGGTGTACTGAGGGAAGACGAGGTTTTTGTGGATTGCGGGGCGCATCAGGGATCTGTCACGGAAAAATTCTTAAAAACAGTCCGCAATAAATACAGAGAGATCTCTGCAATTGAACCTGACGGCATTAATTTCGAGCTGCTTAAGGCTAACTTGAATCATGTTGCAAATCTCAATTTCATCAAATGCGGCCTGAGCGACAGGAACGGCAGAGAAAAGTTCTGCCAGGGATTTGATTTTGCATCGAAATTAAGTAAAAATGGCCTTGATCTGGTTGAGACAGTCAGACTGGACAGTTTGAATCTCAGTGCCACTTTGATTAAAATGCATCTGGAAGGCGGAGAGCTGGCAGCATTGAAAGGCGCAACAGATACAATCCGGAGGTACCGCCCGATTGTGGCAGCAACTGTTTATCATAATTCAGACGGAGTGCTTGCCACACCGCAGTTTGTGATGAGCAACACTATGGATTATGAATATTATTTCAGATTGCATTCATGGGGCGGGACAGGGGCTGTGTTTTATGCTGTTCCGGTCGAGCGCAGCAACAAATCAGAGGAGAAATAA
- a CDS encoding radical SAM/SPASM domain-containing protein — MKAKIKPRIDLVNRTKLETVIPLSVPFIINVDPADTCNFQCKFCPTGDRDLMKKTLGRNHGAMDFKLYQKIIDDICGFEKPIKVLRLYKDGEPLLNPRFAEMVGYAKRSKCADRIDTTTNAVLLNPARNIEIIEAGLDRINISIEGINAEQYREFSKCKVDFEKLVENIRHLYEHKKNCEIIVKINGDILSEDDKTRFYEIFGDIADGVYIEHIMSCWPEFELKGVEVNQEYGIYGQKIKEVLVCPYVFYSFSINSDGTASICFLDWSRKLIVGNAKTERVTGIWSGERLREYQRMFLSKKRKSHQVCCECGQLSHGQPDDIDEFAEMLLDKLRDK; from the coding sequence ATGAAAGCAAAGATAAAACCCCGGATCGATCTTGTAAACAGAACGAAATTAGAGACTGTGATCCCTTTAAGCGTTCCCTTTATCATCAATGTCGACCCTGCTGACACCTGTAATTTCCAGTGCAAATTCTGCCCGACAGGCGACAGGGACCTGATGAAAAAGACCCTGGGCCGGAACCACGGAGCAATGGATTTTAAACTCTATCAAAAAATCATAGACGATATCTGCGGGTTTGAAAAACCGATCAAAGTGCTGCGCCTCTATAAAGACGGCGAACCCTTGCTCAATCCGAGATTTGCAGAAATGGTCGGTTATGCGAAAAGATCGAAATGCGCAGACAGGATCGACACTACCACCAATGCGGTCTTATTGAATCCAGCCAGAAACATTGAAATCATCGAGGCAGGCCTTGATCGGATCAATATTTCCATTGAAGGCATCAATGCTGAGCAGTACAGGGAATTTTCCAAGTGCAAAGTCGATTTTGAAAAGCTGGTGGAGAACATCCGACATCTTTACGAGCATAAAAAAAACTGTGAGATCATCGTCAAAATCAACGGCGACATCCTGTCAGAAGATGACAAAACCAGGTTTTATGAGATATTCGGGGATATCGCTGACGGAGTTTACATCGAGCATATCATGTCCTGCTGGCCTGAATTCGAGCTTAAAGGTGTGGAGGTCAATCAGGAATACGGGATCTATGGCCAGAAAATAAAGGAAGTGCTGGTCTGTCCCTATGTTTTCTATTCATTCTCAATCAATTCAGACGGCACTGCCAGTATCTGCTTTCTGGACTGGTCCAGAAAATTGATTGTCGGAAACGCGAAAACCGAAAGAGTAACAGGCATCTGGTCAGGAGAGAGGCTGAGAGAATATCAGAGAATGTTTCTCTCGAAAAAACGGAAAAGCCATCAGGTGTGCTGTGAATGCGGCCAGCTCTCGCACGGCCAGCCGGATGACATCGATGAATTTGCAGAGATGCTGCTTGATAAATTGAGAGATAAATGA
- a CDS encoding class I SAM-dependent methyltransferase, with product MSACELILKCPACEGNSRYLLDWEYSGLNDSIFNYTARLFECPDCGLVYNSNIKDQDLAHFYANECSYFEKTHFNILAPENITKFKCYTEILSDSGLSDTPVTDIGCGRGGFLIWLKKNNWQGHCQGVDIDLKSIPGLDESAGTRGKRIDFLEGQAVSLPFADGSQSLLTYFHVLEHIVALNKVLEEAFRVLSRTGYLMIEVPDAEKYKDYPIGSAFWLSIREHVYHYSPDSICNALGRNGFNTISISRNMLPTPEFSYPSLIILARKGGRKKSTGKCKRQIASFTVRSKEELKTQALKVQKFCSRISLPTFWGCSAELFSLLPLMNLQQFRLCDSSRIKQKCTYKGTPVVDPAAVPRNGTLIVAPYLFGAEIEQAALLLGWPKEAIIRLR from the coding sequence ATGAGCGCTTGCGAGCTGATTCTGAAATGCCCGGCCTGTGAAGGAAATTCCCGCTATCTCCTGGACTGGGAATACAGCGGATTGAATGATTCCATCTTCAATTACACGGCCCGACTGTTTGAATGCCCGGATTGCGGACTGGTCTATAATTCAAACATTAAAGATCAGGACCTGGCTCATTTTTATGCCAATGAATGCTCGTATTTTGAAAAAACCCATTTCAACATCCTGGCTCCGGAAAACATCACAAAATTCAAATGCTATACAGAGATCCTCTCAGATTCCGGCTTGTCTGATACCCCAGTCACAGACATCGGCTGCGGCAGGGGCGGGTTTCTGATCTGGCTGAAAAAAAACAACTGGCAAGGCCATTGCCAGGGTGTCGACATTGACCTTAAAAGCATTCCCGGTTTAGACGAATCTGCCGGAACACGTGGCAAACGGATTGATTTCTTAGAGGGCCAGGCAGTCTCGCTCCCCTTTGCCGACGGATCGCAGTCTCTTTTAACTTATTTTCACGTGCTGGAACACATAGTAGCTTTAAATAAAGTGCTGGAAGAAGCTTTCCGCGTGTTGTCGAGGACAGGTTATCTGATGATCGAGGTCCCTGATGCGGAAAAATACAAAGACTATCCGATCGGTTCTGCTTTCTGGCTGAGCATCAGAGAACATGTTTATCATTATTCGCCTGACTCTATCTGCAATGCGTTAGGCAGGAATGGCTTCAACACCATCAGCATCAGCAGAAACATGCTGCCAACCCCTGAATTTTCCTATCCTTCGCTGATCATACTGGCACGCAAGGGAGGCCGGAAGAAAAGCACGGGCAAATGCAAAAGGCAGATCGCCTCATTCACTGTCCGGTCAAAAGAAGAATTGAAGACCCAGGCGCTGAAAGTTCAGAAATTCTGCTCACGGATTTCGCTCCCGACATTCTGGGGATGTTCGGCTGAGCTTTTCAGCTTGCTGCCTTTGATGAATTTACAGCAATTCAGATTATGTGATTCAAGCAGGATCAAGCAGAAATGCACTTACAAAGGGACTCCTGTCGTAGATCCTGCGGCAGTTCCCAGAAACGGGACATTGATAGTCGCTCCTTATCTGTTCGGAGCTGAAATCGAACAGGCTGCGCTTTTGCTTGGCTGGCCCAAAGAGGCAATTATTCGCTTGAGATGA
- a CDS encoding FkbM family methyltransferase, with protein sequence MLPETLYKTASVDLLVKRMTPLALEVEKDFSRGVAIYGAGFVGTWAVSYLQSIGATVTHFIDRDQKKTGTKIHGIPVILPTDPAAASTPSIFIAARHAVKSVQSAMAGQNYNLISFDGYYVVRNYHKFSFVRDNFFTDGKSVETYNAILTAMLTSSLDSCLSVMEKDMYFALPEFSGNFDEIFVDAGAFVGDTVERFFWENLGTFRHLYAFEPGSRQFQAMEQRISRLKSEWAIGEDYITAVRAGLADQNGRRMFSFVDDSPLRHGLTAEDLDKHNSDSIEVYALDSFLKGKPVTFIKADVEGMEMELLKGAQATISRFKPKLAICVYHYPSDLIEVAEFVRSLVPEYKFSLRLHAPIFGDFVLYCYC encoded by the coding sequence ATGCTGCCTGAAACATTGTATAAAACAGCTTCAGTTGATTTGCTGGTGAAGCGGATGACGCCTCTCGCTCTGGAAGTAGAAAAAGATTTCAGCCGCGGAGTCGCAATCTATGGAGCCGGGTTTGTGGGAACCTGGGCGGTTTCTTATCTTCAATCCATTGGAGCGACTGTAACTCACTTCATTGACAGAGATCAAAAGAAAACCGGCACTAAAATCCATGGAATCCCTGTGATACTGCCGACTGACCCGGCAGCAGCCTCAACACCCTCGATTTTCATCGCAGCCAGGCATGCGGTGAAAAGCGTTCAAAGCGCCATGGCCGGTCAAAATTACAACCTGATCTCTTTCGATGGGTACTATGTTGTCAGGAATTATCATAAGTTCAGCTTTGTGCGGGACAACTTCTTCACTGACGGAAAATCAGTTGAGACTTACAACGCGATTCTGACTGCAATGCTGACAAGTTCGCTGGACAGTTGTCTCTCTGTGATGGAAAAAGACATGTATTTCGCTCTGCCGGAATTCAGCGGTAACTTCGATGAAATTTTTGTCGACGCAGGCGCTTTTGTCGGGGATACGGTTGAGCGCTTCTTCTGGGAGAATCTAGGTACTTTCAGGCATCTCTACGCTTTTGAACCGGGCAGCAGGCAGTTCCAGGCAATGGAGCAGAGAATTTCCAGGCTTAAATCCGAGTGGGCGATAGGGGAAGATTATATAACCGCAGTCAGGGCTGGACTTGCAGATCAGAATGGACGCCGGATGTTTTCTTTCGTAGATGATTCACCGCTCAGGCACGGATTGACTGCAGAAGATCTTGATAAGCACAATTCAGACAGCATCGAAGTCTATGCTCTGGATTCATTTTTAAAAGGCAAGCCTGTCACATTCATCAAAGCCGATGTTGAAGGCATGGAAATGGAGCTTCTCAAAGGGGCGCAGGCGACGATCAGCCGCTTCAAACCTAAACTGGCCATCTGCGTGTACCATTACCCGAGCGATCTGATCGAAGTGGCCGAGTTTGTGCGGAGCCTGGTGCCTGAGTATAAATTCAGCCTAAGGCTGCACGCGCCGATATTTGGCGATTTTGTGCTGTACTGTTATTGCTGA
- the rfbF gene encoding glucose-1-phosphate cytidylyltransferase, which translates to MKAVILAGGLGTRISEESHLKPKPMIEIGDRPILWHILKIYGFYGINDFIICCGYKGYLIKEYFANYRLHMSDVTFDMKSDQVEVHQNNSEDWRVTLVDTGENTNTGGRLKRVQKYLKNEDCFCFTYGDGVANIEIDKLVKFHKQQGTAATLTSVQPPGRFGSISINQHKITSFKEKPLGDGSWINGGFFVLNQDIFRYIEGDLSVWERDPLERLAADGQLSAYQHTGFWQPMDTLRDKVHLEELWQKNQAPWKVWK; encoded by the coding sequence ATGAAAGCAGTCATCCTGGCAGGCGGACTGGGCACAAGAATCAGCGAGGAATCGCATCTCAAACCCAAGCCGATGATCGAAATCGGGGACAGGCCGATCCTCTGGCATATCCTGAAAATCTATGGCTTTTACGGCATCAATGACTTCATCATCTGCTGCGGATACAAAGGCTATCTGATCAAGGAATATTTCGCCAACTACCGCCTGCACATGTCTGACGTGACATTCGACATGAAATCCGACCAGGTGGAAGTGCATCAGAACAACTCTGAAGACTGGCGGGTCACGCTGGTCGATACAGGGGAAAATACGAACACAGGCGGGAGGTTGAAACGGGTGCAGAAGTATCTGAAAAATGAAGACTGCTTCTGCTTCACTTACGGCGATGGTGTTGCGAATATCGAGATCGACAAGCTGGTGAAATTCCATAAACAGCAGGGCACTGCAGCCACGCTGACCTCAGTGCAGCCTCCAGGCAGATTCGGTTCAATCTCCATCAATCAGCATAAAATAACCAGTTTCAAGGAAAAGCCCCTGGGTGATGGAAGCTGGATCAATGGCGGCTTTTTTGTTTTAAACCAGGATATTTTCCGCTATATCGAAGGCGATCTGTCTGTCTGGGAAAGGGACCCGCTGGAACGGCTGGCTGCTGACGGCCAGCTGTCCGCCTATCAGCATACAGGGTTCTGGCAGCCGATGGATACACTGCGGGATAAAGTACACCTGGAAGAGCTCTGGCAGAAAAACCAGGCACCCTGGAAGGTCTGGAAGTAA